From Drosophila nasuta strain 15112-1781.00 chromosome X, ASM2355853v1, whole genome shotgun sequence, one genomic window encodes:
- the LOC132797263 gene encoding protein suppressor of sable: MSSIVAPIINLADDLEDGEIDDDDEEEEPQKLPREQSQQQQLQQHQQQQQNKLNSSNDDVQFVGTEKLLPNSHHDDDVVFLGLANESSSALAPKSKKPRPLEDDHAVSIENAIAKVLKRSGIEPPMPRIHNNNNSNNSSNNNNSNVGNTNINMNNNNSDADGSILAGDVAASSSSSAAAAAAVGSDATQQQATLSRSSRRRKRKKEREREQKKDKEYQKRARRDSMDEAGGAAASDEMDMDEYEMMNVRGGSPPPGGAPSATLNAPGGSRYNNNDWPEMGEAGAGYDSPPDNYSSYDSYSDDEPGNAGWAGGRRRQRRERDKEQRGGRKRRERDRERDRGGGNKRNRRDSGGDEKPREPRKLELCKFYLKDCCAKRDKCSYMHKEFPCKYYYLGMDCYAGDDCLFHHGEPLSEQLRNILLKHMETAPKEILGDFKRISRDVALSQMTRRHEQLCEQYHMENSWITLASAGLSRLQEQQQAAAAAAAKVTANQAAAIAAVSANLQQVVAAANAAAAAAAGANSAASVAAAAGGGNAIPSLLDMVINPPTNLHHGGGGGVGGDSKPEKKRKSRWAEKSAAKAAASTTPTATVGVGAGASSSTGSGTVITSTASTTTPKALPAHLDLVNLTQVLSAEHMAKLNKLGISNLEQMLQVPFGQLTEAGLTLPEIGEIQRKAEEAKPQEAGSTTAADKSTSKADQDVNTLASSSNSNSNSNNGFIMVDYTQYLKDAHVSFPGNDPLDDDREEDEEQLVIDDGTEETDESESEPKSKKSKSAGDEDEEKKDVEKEEEMPPMPSVFDLPTFMSNMLGQQSTNQSINSPTEPSQTETTTSTTEDNKKEERAAFYRDIIRNPFKTHSGDAADDGSADGDGDNYNFKYTDASTASNSNSRSLTPTPTPEPGSQSPKEDKLQLISLEAGPSAGLGLGSTSIYSRLSMYDYDPAKAALEDAARVSDAQRERDRDIDMRLPFEPMKHYLPATEIDAAIFSHIPIRWHMQEVLVEPPNYSQLRQHASHKEQRELRDPRLRRILGMPELTTDESTGSGLGSSHSGSATLSGSAGGDARRRERKTSNCISSPDAHESTPSSPPPSMQLPAMNVPPPSSSLSLSSSGDGGGGGASASGAATTRSDPRRDPRRAHLNAASSTTSAGFGAASTASGAAAVDSSRQILEIRNLLQSSNWYKQLGSNNKIMVNQQLALVFTELKKFHQQESSTKIFDVNFIVNNQTLQQIFAKLHIYIDDNGLVVQLPEEPPQNVATAAVPVVPILPNMSQPPPNLAQLLRQPPPQVARGMVAGGMPPFNQPPPGPRNNNNNNNNNNNGGNPNNSNNNSILGMPPNVNVNVPNVNVMGGVMSNNPFNPFAGGGNNMNNMNNMNMNNMNNMNSMGMNSMNSMNNRNMGMNNMPPNMGGMNSMNMNNMAMNNMGMPPFNNGANVPFKNFGGPGNNNNNGGGGNNQGRQHFAGNNRNRGNGNRNRNN, encoded by the exons ATGTCTTCGATTGTGGCGCCGATCATAAATCTAGCCGATGATCTTGAGGATGGTGAgatcgatgatgatgacgaagaGGAAGAGCCACAGAAATTGCCAAGAGAgcaatcacagcaacaacaactacaacaacatcaacagcaacaacaaaataaactaaactCATCGAATGATGATGTTCAATTTGTGGGAACTGAGAAATTGCTACCAAACAGccatcatgatgatgatgttgtatTCCTTGGTCTGGCCAATGAATCATCCTCCGCTCTCGCCCCCAAATCCAAGAAACCACGCCCACTAGAAg ATGATCATGCAGTAAGCATTGAGAATGCCATTGCCAAGGTGCTCAAACGAAGCGGCATTGAGCCGCCCATGCCACGAAtccacaataacaacaacagcaacaatagcagtaacaacaacaacagcaatgtgggcaacaccaacatcaatatgaacaacaacaacagcgatgcCGATGGCTCCATTTTGGCTGGCGATGTTGCAGCTTCATCTTCGTCttcggcagctgcagctgcagcagtggGCAGCGATGCAACTCAACAGCAGGCGACACTGAGTCGGAGCAGCCGGCGACGCAAGCGCAAAAAGGAACGCGAACGCGAGCAGAAGAAAGACAAAGAGTATCAG AAACGCGCCCGTCGCGACTCAATGGACGAAGCCGGCGGCGCCGCCGCCAGTGACGAAATGGACATGGACGAGTACGAGATGATGAACGTGCGTGGCGGCAGTCCGCCGCCAGGTGGCGCACCCAGCGCCACACTAAATGCACCCGGTGGCAGtcgctacaacaacaacgattggCCCGAAATGGGCGAAGCGGGCGCTGGTTACGATTCACCGCCGGACAACTACAGCAGCTACGATTCCTATTCGGACGATGAGCCGGGCAATGCGGG GTGGGCGGGGGGACGACGTCGCCAGCGCAGGGAACGGGACAAGGAGCAACGCGGTGGGAGGAAGCGACGTGAACGCGATCGAGAACGCGATC GCGGAGGCGGGAATAAGCGTAATCGTCGGGATTCGGGTGGGGATGAGAAGCCGCGGGAACCGCGCAAACTGGAGCTATGCAAATTCTATCTGAAGGATTGCTGTGCGAAGCGGGACAAATGCAGTTACATGCACAAGGAGTTCCCATGTAAATATTACTACCTGGGCATGGATTGCTATGCCGGCGACGATTGTCTCTTCCATCACGGCGAACCGTTGTCCGAGCAGCTGCGCAACATACTCCTCAAGCACATGGAGACAGCGCCCAAGGAGATACTCGGTGACTTTAAGCGCATCTCACGCGATGTTGCGCTCTCCCAAATGACGCGACGTCACGAACAATTGTGCGAACAATATCACATGGAGAACAGTTGGATCACCTTGGCCAGCGCGGGACTCAGTCGACTccaggagcaacagcaggcggcggcagcggcagcggccaAAGTGACCGCCAATCAAGCGGCAGCCATTGCAGCGGTCAGCGCCAATTTGCAACAAGTTGTGGCCGCTGCCAATGCggctgcagcggcagcagcaggagcCAACTCAGCTGCCTCGGTTGCTGCCGCAGCTGGCGGTGGCAATGCGATACCATCGCTGCTCGATATGGTCATCAATCCGCCAACGAATCTGCATCATGGTGGAGGAGGCGGCGTCGGTGGCGATTCGAAGCCGGAGAAGAAACGCAAATCGCGTTGGGCTGAAAAGTCAGCGGCCAAAGCGGCAGcatccacaacaccaacagcaacagttggagttggagctggagcttCCTCATCGACAGGATCTGGCACTGTCATCACTTCCACTGCCAGCACAACAACACCGAAAGCCTTGCCTGCCCATCTCGATCTCGTCAATCTGACGCAGGTGCTGAGCGCTGAGCACATGGCCAAGCTGAATAAGCTGGGCATCAGCAATCTGGAGCAGATGCTCCAGGTCCCCTTCGGCCAGCTAACTGAGGCGGGACTCACGCTGCCCGAAATTGGCGAGATTCAGCGCAAGGCCGAGGAGGCGAAGCCCCAGGAAGCGGGAAGCACCACAGCGGCCGATAA AAGCACTTCCAAAGCGGATCAGGATGTGAACACGTTGGCCAGCTCGTcgaatagcaacagcaacagcaacaacggctTCATCATGGTCGACTACACACAGTATCTGAAGGATGCCCATGTCAGCTTCCCCGGCAACGATCCGC TGGACGATGATCGGGAGGAAGATGAAGAGCAGTTGGTCATCGATGATGGCACTGAGGAGACGGACGAATCCGAATCGGAGCCCAAGTcgaagaaaagcaaaagcgctGGCGACGAGGATGAAGAGAAGAAGGATGTGGAGAAAGAGGAGGAGATGCCGCCAATGCCATCGGTGTTCGATCTGCCGACATTCATGAGCAACATGCTCGGCCAGCAATCGACCAACCAATCGATCAACTCGCCCACAGAGCCAAGCCAAACCGagacaacaacatcaacaacagagGACAACAAGAAGGAGGAACGCGCCGCATTCTATCGCGACATCATACGCAATCCCTTCAAGACGCACAGCGGCGATGCGGCCGACGACGGCTCCgccgatggcgatggcgacaactacaatttcaaatacacCGATGCGAGCACCGCTTCCAATTCGAATTCGCGTTCGTTGACCCCGACGCCAACTCCCGAGCCGGGTTCGCAATCCCCCAAAGAGGATAAATTGCAACTGATTAGCTTGGAGGCTGGACCAAGTGCTGGCCTAGGCTTGGGCTCGACATCGATATACTCGCGTCTTTCCATGTACGACTACGATCCCGCAAAGGCGGCGCTCGAAGATGCGGCACGCGTCTCGGACGCGCAACGTGAACGCGATCGAGACATCGATATGCGTTTGCCATTCGAACCGATGAAGCATTATTTGCCAGCGACCGAAATCGATGCGGCGATCTTCTCCCACATCCCCATACGCTGGCATATGCAAGAGGTGCTCGTGGAGCCGCCCAACTACAGCCAATTGCGTCAGCATGCCAGCCACAAGGAGCAGCGAGAGCTGCGTGATCCCCGACTGCGTCGCATCCTCGGCATGCCGGAGCTAACCACCGATGAGAGCACTGGCTCGGGTCTAGGCAGCAGTCACAGTGGCAGCGCAACGCTCTCTGGGTCGGCTGGTGGCGATGCCCGGCGACGGGAGCGCAAGACGAGCAACTGCATCTCGTCACCGGATGCACACGAATCAACGCCCAGTTCACCGCCTCCGTCCATGCAACTGCCGGCTATGAATGtgccgccgccgtcgtcgtcgttgtcgttgtcgtcgagTGGcgatggaggaggaggaggtgctTCGGCATCAGGAGCTGCAACCACACGCAGCGATCCGCGTCGGGATCCACGACGTGCGCATTTAAATGCCGCCAGCTCCACGACAAGCGCGGGCTTTGGAGCGGCGTCCACCGCTTCGGGTGCTGCTGCAGTCGACAGCAGTCGGCAAATACTCGAGATACGCAATCTGCTGCAGAGCTCCAATTGGTACAAGCAGctgggcagcaacaacaagatcATGGTGAATCAACAGCTGGCGCTCGTGTTCACCGAACTGAAGAAGTTCCATCAGCAGGAGTCGAGCACGAAGATCTTCGACGTCAACTTCATCGTGAACAATCAGACGCTGCAGCAAATCTTCGCCAAGCTCCACATCTACATCGATGACAATGGGCTGGTGGTGCAACTGCCCGAGGAGCCGCCACAGAATGTGGCAACTGCCGCGGTCCCAGTGGTTCCCATCTTGCCGAACATGTCGCAACCGCCACCGAATTTGGCGCAACTGTTGCGTCAACCGCCGCCGCAAGTGGCACGCGGCATGGTTGCTGGTGGCATGCCACCGTTCAATCAACCGCCACCTGGGccacgcaacaacaacaacaataataacaacaacaacaatggtgGCAACCcgaacaacagcaataacaacagcataCTCGGAATGCCgccgaatgtgaatgtgaatgtgccGAATGTGAATGTTATGGGCGGTGTGATGAGCAACAATCCATTCAATCCTTTCGCCGGCGGTGGCAACAACATGAATAACATGAACAACATGAACATGAACAATATGAACAACATGAACAGCATGGGCATGAATAGCATGAACAGCATGAATAACAGGAATATGGGCATGAATAATATGCCACCCAATATGGGCGGCATGAATAGCATGAATATGAACAACATGGCCATGAATAACATGGGAATGCCGCCGTTTAACAATGGCGCCAATGTGCCATTCAAAAACTTTGGCGGCCCTggtaacaataataacaatggcggcggtggcaacaATCAGGGCCGTCAGCACTTTGCCGGCAACAATCGAAATCGCGGCAATGGTAATCGAAATCGaaacaactaa
- the LOC132797262 gene encoding caspase-8 has product MQEELDNIELDDLPSVELDLNFAQKVSLSFLLFGVQHSHASFILQKLLTLVRSPPEEQLNSDLLRLYAHANPGSWRSHLVEALCIINARRVLRKLGLNWEQLRLRYLPHISEISLHVHPMLKALYVICERLTVAQSGRLVLDINEKLARQRSEGDIGEPLRFYDLEYLEIFMLDWLTRRHICLGDIETIGSDVQLLIEYFKFHDMHQFATLLIQTYNSNASAQEYIKCESDAEPEQPTSVVQPAARSNANASNPIALQSAKRVRQENAGILLIINQQTFHRNVDEEFRHLLPTESLRKREGTDVDKRRLTEVFSALGYSVESHDNVDHLTMLELIRSVCDRSMMRDSLIVCILSHGFEGAVYGCDSIPLSIIDLQWVLCADKNLNETPKLLVIQACQQNEKNKQTRDVNAGRMPVNQLGNMVVAMSTVPGYVALRHSLNGSWFIQTLCETVREHADNDHVLEILTTTIGKVSEKRGDKDQQMVPLLSSTLRQKVFLPARNTVPNK; this is encoded by the exons atgcaagaaGAACTGGACAACATAGAATTGGATGATTTACCGTCTGTTGAACTGGATCTCAACTTTGCCCAGAAA GTTTCGCTATCGTTTCTGCTTTTCGGAGTACAACATTCGCATGCCTCGTTCATACTGCAAAAGCTATTGACGCTGGTGCGATCGCCGCCCGAGGAGCAGCTCAATAGCGATCTCTTGCGTCTCTATGCGCATGCGAATCCCGGCAGCTGGCGTTCTCATCTCGTCGAGGCGCTGTGCATCATCAATGCACGCCGTGTGCTACGTAAATTGGGATTGAATTGGGAGCAGCTGCGTCTGCGGTATTTGCCACATATTTCGGAAATTTCTCTGCATGTGCATCCAATGCTCAAGGCTCTGTATGTGATCTGTGAACGCCTGACAGTGGCACAAAGTGGCCGCCTCGTCTTGGACATCAATGAGAAGTTGGCGCGACAACGCAGCGAAGGTGATATTGGGGAACCGTTGCGTTTCTATGATTTGGAATATTTGGAGATCTTTATGTTGGATTGGCTGACACGGCGACATATATGTCTGGGCGATATCGAAACCATTGGCAGCGATGTGCAACTGCTGATCGAGTATTTCAAGTTTCACGACATGCATCAGTTTGCCACGCTGCTCATTCAAACCTACAACTCAAATGCCAGCGCCCAAGAGTACATTAAGTGTGAATCGGATGCAGAGCCAGAGCAACCAACTAGTGTGGTGCAGCCCGCTGCTAGgagcaatgccaatgccagcAATCCGATAGCATTGCAGTCTGCTAAGCGGGTGCGGCAAGAGAACGCTGGCATTTTGTTGATCATCAATCAGCAAACTTTTCATCGGAATGTTGATGAGGAATTTCGC CATTTGTTGCCAACTGAAAGTCTGCGCAAACGCGAAGGCACCGATGTGGATAAAAGGCGGTTGACCGAAGTATTCTCGGCTCTCGGCTACAGCGTCGAATCACACGATAATGTCGATCATCTGACGATGTTGGAATTAATACGCAGTGTCTGCGACCGGTCGATGATGCGAGATTCATTGATTGTATGCATCTTGTCGCATGGCTTCGAGGGCGCCGTCTATGGCTGCGATAGCATTCCATTGAGCATCATTGATTTGCAGTGGGTGCTCTGTGCGGATAAGAATCTTAACGAGACGCCCAAGTTGCTCGTCATCCAGGCGTGTCAGCAGAACGAAAAGAACAAACAAACT CGCGATGTGAATGCTGGTCGAATGCCGGTAAATCAGCTGGGCAACATGGTGGTGGCCATGTCAACGGTGCCCGGCTATGTGGCGCTGCGACACAGCCTCAACGGCAGCTGGTTCATTCAGACACTATGCGAGACGGTCCGTGAGCATGCCGACAA CGATCATGTGCTTGAAATCTTGACGACGACCATTGGAAAGGTGAGCGAGAAGCGCGGCGACAAGGATCAGCAAATGGTTCCACTTTTAAGCAGCACGCTGCGACAAAAAGTTTTTCTACCAGCCCGCAACACTGTGCCGAATAAATAA
- the LOC132797261 gene encoding myb-binding protein 1A, translated as MANSKTKLANGGKKRKPQAEKENQKPQHNETELPAKKAKGEVKNETEDAAPNNAVKKIDASHINKGIFKIFAKLQETSKLANVDKHVGEMIALLTNETDDDARLATCAYALKRLVRCTGADDMQSVALSACQIHRILRQVPHIDPLELLATLKRELHVSSQSKAKEESLAGVGQLITVMAILQSQHFEKPSKELIEQIYPLLISNLKGREYLVNMCVDIMTESFQQLSPKLFEAHVWPLLQLELNKPLSALKLPQCDLLLAIHLLYPKLLSRKQLESSLWRNQPQYAQLFDLYLNNSAKPSDDVCTRLAKFLSHKANGELYKTFVQHVESQLPLRHNTAKGFVIRTLAYVLIHSADGNSELFSPSLIQMLIQELATARQLKPSEKVKPSQLQLREICLEFEQTLLLSFEHHLQQDASKVKLLRSLLDVELQLDSVTQTPRITSQLLGQLNAEGVKEMLQFYSQKLINANEELYKMHGEHCLKQLQQLLFNPKLTEPKEHLNLILLTASFHVNESGVACEPKKASAFSRQSAARCEEILYSYLLRKPSKSVDLLTTLVDRLRSTLQALNVLLEQQDESKVRAKLTPELKQAWLKIKQLLLNEKANSKSTTSSISSAFDALILCLGLSIYTPNCSAPIELLNDLFICKENALKATKKKGKEEMKWQDVLTDLLLQLLVQKGHFWRELVNAAGGALMPQLNRDNLEQLLVVLDMSKNPLGDKEDDDDAEGDEEADDDEDEDEQSSDDEDDDNDDDEEDDDAEEEDDEEEDDDEEGATNLELIRENVRKALLAENNNDGDDDMNDASSVDWNDVDEAEGERLNLALEQAFQSFKPKGGSGGQGKKAKNKQQTKSERINATTLLHFRVRVLDLVELYIQKQPEMESLLDALISVFYVYEFCSNSADKSQQSLAEASKKLLRKFLNQKMSFDSSQSIDKQAIVDAIELFIKPEQVEDPKKSQKQQQKQQPINAKKKGDVAEWRNKCVAYLVSQFDESDVTKTPVWSLLQCYLADWAERRNSPHSLASFDAILQSQWKGIPQLAASLAALLKGKLRNFRRQQILELLVKHSRRIANALTKEQRDELIDTLTNYTAVGQKDGNLRTKLLKQLQPNK; from the exons ATGGCTAACAGTAAAACTAAGCTTGCCAATGGCGGCAAGAAACGCAAACCACAAGCCGAAAAGGAGAATCAAAAGCCGCAACACAATGAAACCGAGTTGCCCGCCAAGAAGGCGAAAGGTGAAGTCAAAAACGAAACCGAGGATGCGGCACCCAACAATGCTGTAAAGAAGATCGATGCCAGCCACATTAATAAGGGCATCTTTAAGATCTTTGCCAAGCTGCAGGAGACATCAAAGTTGGCAAATGTGGATAAACATGTGGGCGAAATGATTGCACTGCTCACCAACGAAACCGACGACGACGCG CGTTTGGCTACCTGCGCCTATGCCTTAAAGCGCTTGGTGCGCTGCACCGGCGCGGATGACATGCAATCGGTTGCATTAAGTGCCTGCCAAATACATCGCATTCTTCGCCAAGTGCCGCACATCGATCCCCTGGAGCTGCTTGCGACACTGAAGCGCGAGTTGCACGTTAGCAGCCAGTCAAAGGCCAAGGAGGAATCGCTCGCTGGTGTCGGACAATTAATCACTGTGATGGCCATCTTGCAGAGTCAACATTTCGAGAAACCCTCGAAGGAATTGATTGAACAAATCTATCCGCTGTTGATCTCCAATCTCAAGGGTCGCGAATATCTGGTCAACATGTGTGTGGACATTATGACCGAGTCCTTTCAGCAG CTGAGCCCAAAGCTCTTTGAGGCACACGTTTggccgctgctgcagcttgAGCTAAACAAACCGTTGAGCGCCTTGAAGTTGCCACAATGCGATTTGCTGCTCGCCATTCACTTGCTGTATCCCAAGCTGCTCTCACGCAAACAACTCGAGTCGAGTCTGTGGCGCAATCAGCCACAATATGCGCAACTTTTCGACTTGTATTTGAACAACTCGGCAAAACCCAGCGATGATGTCTGCACGCGTTTGGCCAAATTTCTGTCCCACAAAGCGAACGGAGAGCTCTACAAAACATTTGTGCAGCATGTGGAGTCGCAGTTGCCACTGCGCCACAACACAGCGAAAGGTTTTGTGATCCGCACCTTGGCCTATGTCCTCATCCACTCGGCGGATGGCAACAGCGAACTGTTCTCGCCATCGTTGATACAAATGCTGATCCAAGAGCTGGCCACAGCCAGGCAATTGAAGCCGAGCGAGAAAGTGAAACCGTCGCAGCTGCAACTACGTGAAATTTGCCTGGAGTTCGAGCAAACACTGCTGCTTAGCTTTGAGCATCATCTGCAACAGGATGCCAGCAAAGTGAAATTGTTGCGCTCGCTGCTCGACGTCGAGCTACAGCTGGACAGCGTCACCCAGACGCCGCGCATCACGAGCCAACTGCTTGGCCAACTGAACGCCGAGGGCGTTAAGGAAATGCTGCAATTCTATAGCCAGAAATTGATCAATGCCAACGAGGAGCTGTACAAAATGCATGGCGAACATTGCCTCAAGcagttgcaacagttgctgttCAATCCCAAGCTAACAGAGCCCAAGGAACACTTGAACTTGATACTCCTCACTGCGAGTTTCCATGTCAACGAAAGCGGCGTCGCTTGCGAGCCAAAGAAGGCATCTGCCTTCAGTCGCCAGAGTGCGGCACGTTGCGAGGAAATCCTCTACAGTTATTTGCTGCGCAAGCCGAGCAAGAGTGTCGATCTATTGACCACGCTGGTGGACAGACTACGCAGCACTCTGCAGGCGCTGAACGTGTTGCTGGAGCAGCAAGACGAGTCAAAGGTGCGCGCCAAGCTAACGCCAGAGTTGAAACAGGCTTGGCTCAAGATCAAGCAGCTTCTGCTCAACGAGAAGGCGAACAGCAAATCGACAACATCAAGCATATCTTCGGCTTTTGATGCGTTGATTCTCTGCTTGGGATTAAGCATTTATACGCCCAACTGCAGTGCACCCATCGAGCTGCTGAACGATTTGTTTATATGCAAGGAGAATGCACTGAAAGCCACCAAAAAGAAG GGCAAAGAGGAGATGAAGTGGCAGGATGTGTTGACGgatctgctgctgcagttgctcgtGCAAAAAGGACATTTTTGGCGTGAGCTTGTCAATGCTGCTGGCGGCGCTTTGATGCCGCAGCTGAACCGCGACAATCTGGAGCAGCTGCTGGTTGTGCTGGACATGAGCAAGAATCCGCTGGGCGACAAGGAGgatgacgacgacgccgaAGGTGATGAGGAAGCGGACgacgatgaagatgaagacgaaCAGTCCAGcgatgatgaggatgacgacaatgatgatgatgaggaagATGATGACGCAGAGGAGGAGGATGATGAAGAAGAGGACGATGATGAAGAAGGCGCCACCAATCTGGAGCTGATCCGTGAGAATGTTCGCAAAGCATTGCTCGCcgagaacaacaacgatggcgacgacgacATGAACGATGCCAGCAGCGTAGACTGGAATGATGTGGACGAAGCCGAAGGCGAACGTCTTAATCTAGCACTCGAGCAAGCTTTTCAATCCTTCAAGCCAAAGGGTGGCAGTGGAGGACAGGGCAAAAAGGCAAAGAACaagcaacaaacgaaatcGGAACGCATCAATGCCACAACGTTGCTGCATTTCCGTGTGCGTGTGCTCGATCTGGTCGAATTGTACATCCAAAAACAACCAGAGATGGAGTCGCTACTCGATGCCTTGATAAGCGTCTTTTATGTGTACGAATTCTGCAGCAACAGCGCCGACAAAAGTCAACAATCTTTGGCCGAGGCCAGTAAGAAATTGTTGCGCAAATTCCTCAACCAAAAGATGAGCTTCGATTCATCCCAATCGATCGATAAACAAGCCATTGTCGATGCCATCGAATTGTTCATCAAGCCGGAGCAAGTGGAGGATCCAAAGAAGtcacagaaacaacaacagaaacagcaaccaATCAATGCCAAGAAGAAGGGCGACGTCGCCGAGTGGCGCAACAAATGTGTCGCTTATTTGGTCAGTCAATTCGATGAGTCCGATGTCACAAAGACTCCCGTCTGGTCGCTGCTTCAATGCTACTTGGCGGATTGGGCCGAACGTCGCAACAGTCCGCATTCGTTGGCCAGCTTCGATGCTATTCTCCAATCGCAATGGAAGGGAATTCCTCAGTTGGCCGCCAGTTTAGCTGCGTTGCTTAAAGGGAAATTGCGGAATTTCCGTCGCCAGCAGATTCTCGAGTTGCTGGTGAAGCACAGTCGTCGCATTGCCAATGCGTTGACCAAGGAACAACGCGATGAACTGATCGATACGCTGACGAATTACACGGCTGTGGGCCAAAAGGATGGAAATCTGCGCACCAAGCTTCTGAAACAGCTGCAGCCTAACAAATAG